Below is a window of Cytophaga hutchinsonii ATCC 33406 DNA.
TCCTGGTGATATCTTAGTTGGTACAAATCCTCAGTTACAGTTTAACACGGGACCTGGTGGTTTCAATTCTTATGGAGATCATACTACAGGTTCAGGTAACTTTTTAATGGTAGATGGACAGTGTAGCGGTGGAGCAACAACTATTCGTGTTTGGTACCAGACAGTAAATGTTGTTGCCAATACAAATTATTATTTTTCTGTTTGGATCTCGTCTTTGAAAGATATGACTACAGATCCTGGTAATCTAAGGTTTAATATCGGAGGAAACTCGTTGGGCGCAAATATTCTTGCACCTGCAAAAGGTGGTGCCACTGCAAGTAACGGAACTCAGGCAGGCGGCGGCTGGATCCGCTATGAAATTGTATGGAACTCCGGATCAACAAGCGGCCCTGTACCTATCAGTATACAGAACAATAACTTGAATTTGTGTGGAAGCCAGGTAGATTTTGGTATTGATGATATTGCTTTTACACCTGGTTGCAGCTTTGGTGCACCCGGTCCGCAACCGAATCTTGGCCCCGATTTAACACTTTGCGGCAGAGGTGGCGCACCTATTACACTGGATGCAAATGTACCGCAAAAAACCACTACTAACGTTTATTGGAATGACGGCCTTTCAGGATCCGGACTTACTGCTCCATACACAAGAGTAATTTCAACTCCTGGTACCTATTCAGTTTGTGTAACAGATAATGGTTCATGTGTAAAATCCGATGTCATTGTTATCACCAATACAATAAGTGTAAATATTGGTGGACCCTACACGTTCTGTTCAAGCACTTCTCAAGTGTTAGATGCCGGTTATGCAGGAATCGGCGCCACATACAAGTGGTATAGGAACGGTGTTTTAGCACCTTTTCCGAATGATAATAAAACATATACGGCAACATCTGCCGGCACATACCGGGTTGACGTTTCTTCACCGGGCTGTGTTACAGCATCCAGTACAACAACCATTACATCAAGTTCTACAGTAACACCTATAGATGGTTATTACTGTGCAACAGCACCTAATCCTGCAACAAACGTTGTACTCGCAGCAACCAATGCAAACAGCTCTACATTAAAATGGTTTACGACTCCTACGGGGGGAACTGAAATTACATCAGGTGTAACAACGCCTAATGCAACTACGTCTCAATACACCATTCCATCAATACCTGCAGGCACAACAGCTACTCAGACATATTATGTGCAGGATGAAGTTGCAACAACTGGTACAGCTGCAGCCCAGACATATACCACCACTGGAATCAATTATGGCAATGGCTGGACTCAGTCTTTCAATATTGTAGGAGATGTAACTGTCAATTCACTTCAGATACCATTTATAACAAATTACCAGCCAGGAAGCGGATGGCCTGCTTTCACTGTGACATTGGAAGTAGTAAGTGCTTCTGGTGCTTCACTATCCCCTGCCAGAGTATTTACTTCACAACCATCCTTAGAAACAGTGCCGGCTGACAATGGCATCCACTTATACACGTTTCCGTTTACAGGGTTTACAATCTCATCTGCATGGGGTTCATCCTTACGTTTAAAAATAAACGGCAACACGCATGGTAATGGTCAGCCTCAGGTAAATACATCCGGATTTACTTACCCGATTGCTTCTAACCCTTCTTCCGCTATCACCATTACTGGCGCTAATACAAGTA
It encodes the following:
- a CDS encoding T9SS type A sorting domain-containing protein gives rise to the protein MIKNLLSVLFFGWFLTSSVSLVAQTCATDLNLGENLVVNGDFSNGYTGWSFDAGPGGYKVLTSGQSLPGDILVGTNPQLQFNTGPGGFNSYGDHTTGSGNFLMVDGQCSGGATTIRVWYQTVNVVANTNYYFSVWISSLKDMTTDPGNLRFNIGGNSLGANILAPAKGGATASNGTQAGGGWIRYEIVWNSGSTSGPVPISIQNNNLNLCGSQVDFGIDDIAFTPGCSFGAPGPQPNLGPDLTLCGRGGAPITLDANVPQKTTTNVYWNDGLSGSGLTAPYTRVISTPGTYSVCVTDNGSCVKSDVIVITNTISVNIGGPYTFCSSTSQVLDAGYAGIGATYKWYRNGVLAPFPNDNKTYTATSAGTYRVDVSSPGCVTASSTTTITSSSTVTPIDGYYCATAPNPATNVVLAATNANSSTLKWFTTPTGGTEITSGVTTPNATTSQYTIPSIPAGTTATQTYYVQDEVATTGTAAAQTYTTTGINYGNGWTQSFNIVGDVTVNSLQIPFITNYQPGSGWPAFTVTLEVVSASGASLSPARVFTSQPSLETVPADNGIHLYTFPFTGFTISSAWGSSLRLKINGNTHGNGQPQVNTSGFTYPIASNPSSAITITGANTSNNASPTTDPDGYAFFYNWKISAKYPCARVPVRAISNCPQPVTWTTFYLTPLDNACKLTWGTADEKDNKYFAVERSADGINFEIIGNVEGGGNRDIASNYYFIDNAPLAGTSYYRITQHDFDGKFSSTAMRAYSSDGLMQVTTYPNPFLQSTTLLVTGAGGDNAGTYSYSIYAVNGQLIEYGTGSFNERKTIAEGLSKGMYMLTVSSSTDVITTKIVKQ